The Lathyrus oleraceus cultivar Zhongwan6 chromosome 5, CAAS_Psat_ZW6_1.0, whole genome shotgun sequence genome includes the window gtttcaggtgtaagcaaGTGTACCGGAGGAATAGACAGGCAAATCAGACGTTTCGGGCCCGTCGGAAGAAGAAAATTGGACAGTACAATAGtcctgacatggccacccgtgttgcccaacacgggccgtgtcaggagaagGCACTTGGAAGAGGAAAACATGGAGCTGACACGGGTgctcgtgtcagctgacacggggCCTCCCTGAAGGGGTGTGTCAAGGCCTTTTGCCCCAGAAGTCCAACACGGCCTGGTGTCttgcctgacacggccagtgttgCCTTGGGCACTTGATTTTCCAATTTTGTGTCTTGGGTACGGCTTATCCCAGGgggcattttggacttttgcTAGAGAAAAATTGTCATCAGGAACTATTTACAGGAGATTTGAATACGGAGAGAAGACTTTTTACACGATAAAAAATTAGAGACCAGAGGATTGAAGTAGTGGAAAGCAAAGAAGAACGACgatccttcaagagcggatgcgattgaagatcaacggaattcCGAACTTTTTATAATGCCTCAAATTTTATCTTGTATCTGATTTGAATAATATGTTAGGCTAAgccccccaatgctaggggggtgtccctgaattgatcatgtaatgactcTGATGTTAGATTTTCCTTAATATATGTTATTTGTTATCAATTTCACTATGTAATAtgcgtaatgctttctttattagaaaaattaagattgatgtatggttaacgattagcaagattgcaattgttaaggtttttatacagtgaaaccatagtagatatcacctaggactaggggtaccctatggttaccggtttattcttgttaaattaaaacgacttggtttcatcataatcacctaaggacttagaggttagaATGAATACCAAAAGTTTCCCTCCGAGGTCTTAGGGGGAAACAATCTTAAGATCCGATAATTGAAACAATTCTcattattaaggagatatacactcaagggtcTTTACAGGAGATTTTCACACACCATCCTTGACATATTATTTTAATCtgtaaaaatatttatttattcTATTTTTCCTTACAGTGAATTTCACAAAACTAAAACTACTACATTTATTCAATTGAGTGACTGTTTACTCATATATTGTtgcgcaatcctcgagatcgatctttgggaaacatccctcttattactacatcggcaaaatagtacacttgctattttcccgatcatTTACTAACCTGATTTAATTCATAACATTCACTAACATTAATTTCATAGTTAATTTTTGAATTTGTTAAGTAACCAACTCCTAATTGTCAATTAAAATCATTAACAGAAAAATGCCAAGTCCAAAGCATTGCACTAATTCAAATTCAAGAAACCATGTAGTTAAAATTCCTGACTTCTAAGAGTTTCTCATGACAAAGTTTTAGTTTGAATTAACTCTCTAATCCGATAGTGCAAACTTGCTTTAATAGTACAAATCAACAAAGGTCCCTAACTATCAAAAGTGCTAACATGATGCAATTACTTTTTATTCTTTTGCTAACTAACAATCCCATAATAGTTGATATTTGTTAACTACCATTTCGTTTGAAAACTCTAACATTGAACTTCATCACTATAATTCCATTCACAAAAGTTCTTTAAACATTACACCAATTCAAAAACACAATTAATTAACAAATCCTAACATAACAACACAACCAACTTCATTTTCTACCTAACAGTTGCAATACAGTAGGAAACTTCACTAACTCTGTAACTAACTTGGCTTCACTAATTTCAAACAAACCTAACTATTTTTTTCACATCCAATCTAATAACTAATACTAACTCTAACTGTCAGAATTCAATTTATTAACATTCTAACCACCAACACATTCGAACAATTCCAACTAACTCTAAAAATATTCACAAGCAATTCAATAATAGTCTCAGCAGTTCAATAACAGTTAGCAATTCAATAACACTTAACTAACTTCACTTAGCAAATTCACGTAGTATCTAATTCGCTAACTGTTTCAGATTAGCATTCAAACATTTAACTAACTCATAATGCATAACTAACATTCCTTACATTCTAACCAACTAACTTTCGATTCAACAAACTAACTCATCTAACTTGCCTCACTAACATCCACTAACTATAACTTCACTAACATAACAATCAATTCAACAAGTATTTCACAGTTACATTCATTCACTGACAATTTAAAATCCAAAATTTTAACAACATCGTTCATTACTAATAGTTCCATTACAACTAACTTTCAATTACACTCAACTTCAAATTAACTTCAAACAACTAACAGTTTCTAAGAGAATGCTAACGTTGTTAACTGTTTCAAACTAACCTCCTCTTCAATTCATCCAACCATAACGCATGCCCTAACTTGTAACAATGAGAAAATAAAATACTGATACTCTCTCCCTCAACAATTTGCATTCCATTTTGGGCTTCAAGGGCGCCTAAGCCCATGATCTTTTCTATTCACACCCTCAGTTTTCTCTATACACCCCCTCCCGAAACACTCACAACACAACACTTCTTTAGGGTTCCTACTAATCCCAACACCTCAATGACCAGGGCTACACCCCTAGTCCGTTATGCATCCCCTGCAGTAGTTAGTCTTAATCTTTATTATGGTTAATATTTTAatacttgtgttttatttttTGCACATTTTAATCTTTTTTTATATGCACATTCTAATCTTTCTTTTTTTCTAATACatttttataataaatattaataGTCCTACTTAGTCTTTTTCTTTAAATTTTCACTTTAAATTATTTAGAAAATAATACAAACATGTTAGATCATATTAGACTTTAATTTGGGATTCCTACTTAgatttttcttttaaatttcAATTAGTTTCTTTATAATTAGAGTTTTTGCTTATCTTGATTCTTCATCAAACTAAAACCCATGGGCTTGTGATTCATAGCCTGGTCATATCCCTGATTGATTAGTTGTTCAAAATCCTCTTTGATTAATTAATCACTTACGCATAATTTGTTTTCTTCCCCTATCCAGACAAGTGCTCATAAGTCTCTTGATCACTTGATTGGATTAGACCTCTGCAATGGCATTGCATTAGGCCTCTCAAGTCAAATTCAAGTCAAGTTTCACATGCAAGAGTTTGAAGACTCTGGTCATCAAGACTTGATCACTGTTGAGCATCGTTCAAGCACAACAAAAACACTCTTGTCTTCCATATACTTGTCAGTTATGATGCAAATTGTGTGCCACAAGCCTTAAGCAACGGAGAAGAATGAGAGTAATTCTTCCTATCCTTGTCTTGAGTATCTTTGAGTATGGTACATATGCCCCAGTTAATCAAAGTATTCACCTccgttcatagactttagtgcaattcaaatcaaattaCTTTCAAGTCTTCTTCACCACGGACCATACTTAAACAGTCAACATTTCACAACGCCTTTATCTTTGAACCAAACACAACATTCTCTTTGACATCCATACActctttgggttaatcacctcATGGTTAAATTATCCATCTCTGAACCAAACACATTTCTTTGGGTTAATCATTGTATATCGGTTAAAATACTACATTCTTACTCTTTGGTTTAATCACCGCTTATTGTTTCACATACCCCTTTCTACATTGGTTAATTGTCGTCTATCGGTTAAAATACCATATTCTTActctttgggttaatcaccacTTCTTGGTTAACATACCCATTCTACGTCAGTTAATCACCGTTTATCAGTCAAAATACCACATTTTGctctttgggttaatcaccacTTCTTGGTTAACATATCCCTTATGCATTAGTTAATCACCGTCTATTGGTTAAAATACAATATTCTTActctttgggttaatcaccacTTTTTTGTTAACATACCCCCTTCTGCATTGACTAATCACTGTCTATCGGTTAAAATCCACATTCTTACTCTTTGGATCAATCACTACTTCTTGGCTAACATACCCCCTTATGCATTGGTTAATCACCGTTTATCGGTTAAAATACCTTATTCTTAGTTTAGACATTGCATTCCTGGTTCAGACACCCCTCCATATGGGTTCAAACAACACAATCCTAGTTCAAGCAATACTTTCACAACATCCAAACAACAATTTCCTCATTTCACAACTCTTTTGCAATTCAAGGAACTCTTTCCTTTTTTCTTCAATTCAAGCaactctttctttttctttttatcacggaaacctctttttcaaaacaattttctttcttttcataaaagaacTGTTATAATCCATTCCTTAGCAGTCAGTCTAAAAGTTTAGAGCATCTGAACAATGATCAAAATCAGTTAACGTCTACACACTTCTAGGATATGATTATAAATGTTCCCTAAAATAAATCAACAAATTCATATTTTCTATCATGAACTACGGGactctgattttctcattgcactatgagaatacataggcacgaagttcgaatccttggcgagcacattaattaaTAAACTTACTTTCCTCTTTTTCCCTTTCGtaagtaacctttagataataacatACATTCACACAAAGAAAAATcaaaatggttctcgttgagtacaacaaatgcgaggggtgctaatacctttcccttgcataaccTACTTCCTTACCTTTTTCTTTTCCCCTTGcgttttatcgatattttccctttcctttggaataaataaagttttgTGGTAACTCTGTTGTATCTTCGGGCGTGCGATGCTATCAGGAATTTTTTTGCGGCGCGACAAGAAAGATAATGAGAAACTTACCGATTAAGATATTTTGTGCAAAAGCTTGACTGAAGTGAATGAAATCTATTAGGATTGGTTGTAATGCAGTTGAACTAGTGTTGAAGCTTGAAAATTTGACTTGTTGGTTCTTTCTCATGAGCTATGAAGTTGAAGGGTTTGTGAAAGTGTAGCAAATGAAGAAGCAATTGGATAGGATTTGGCGTGAGTTATTTCAATTAAAACCTATCTGGACATGCATTTTCGTAAAAGTCATTGAGCGTAAAACCATGAGTTTTTAAGTAAAGGTTATTACAAAGATGCATCTCCGATTTTTTTTTTGGACAAAATAGGATGACTCATCCATTAAAATGTTATGGATGTGTAACTTGGGTGCATCTGGAGATTCATCTCcagaattttgagatttttatgATTTCTTAGTGCGGCTCCCTTAAGGATGGGAAAAGTAATACCAAATTAAAATTTAGAATGAGGCCTGACTCAATCATGTAATTTAAGGGGATTATTTTTCCCACTCTTAGGGGTGCTCCTCCACCACGGTAAAAAGTCACAATTGTCCCTAAAATTCAGAGATGTATCTCTATACGCAAATTTTATACACATATTTTGATACTTCATAAGTGAGACATCTCTATTTTTCTTAAACAATTTGTCTAGAAATACATCTCTGAAATCCAAAAATGCACTTTCGTAAAGTGTTAATGTTTATTTTCGGTTTGTTTTTGCAATATGTAAATATAACCAAATCAAATGGTTTCAACTTTCAATGcattatatattttttattacATGTGCTAGTTTTGCTTAGTTTGATCTTTGACATTGATCATTTTTCACCTTTGTTCCttctggatttcttgattttttatttttacaatgttatttatttaataaatttaaactatagttagtttttttttaatGAACGCTACACAAAGTAACCCTCCTTAAGAGTGTTTTATTTGAATTATGCATTTCCTGTATTTGAATTTGTAAGAGAAAAACAAATGTGGATTTACGCACTTCGTAAATTGTTGAAGACTTTTAAGGGTGAACACTTTAACGGAAGTCCATCTCCAAATTTTTCAGACAATTTTGTTTGGACAAAATAGAAAGTATCGCATTTGTATCACTTTTATTGATGTGTTTTTAAATGCATTTGGAGATATATTTTTGAACAAAATAATgatattttttaattttcaaagATCTGAGATGTACTCTATAGCGTAGAAAGAGTAACTCCTAATTAAATCCTCCTATTAAATGCTATTACGTTAGGGGCAGATCCAAACTTATGGCATTGGGGCTCAAGTCCTCATACAAAAATTGAAATTCTAATGGATAACTAATAACAAATTCGTGCATATGCACAAGGTACATTTTTGGGTGGGATACGGTTTTGGACGCATATTTGTTTGCAAACTGTTATAAAAATTGAAAGttgaaaaaaaaaacttttgaATAACATTATACTTAAGTTGAAATAGTAATAAATGAAGAAAATGAAAGTTAATCAACAATATCAAGAATAAAATGATTAAAATTAAAAACTATTCAAACTTGTATTAGATAAATTATCGTTTTagtttttttataaataaagCATTATGTTATAAGAGAGAACCCAGTTCTTAAATATCTACTCAATCTTTTTTAATAAATTCTCTTAATCTTTTTCACATATTTGAAAAACATTATTGATAAATTTCTATTATTCAATATTTGGATCAATACTAAAGTTGTTCTCATTTATAACAATAGTATTTTTTCCtgtatataaaaatattttaatcaataatatatttttcccatatataaatattatttttgttttaatattatttataaaaatatttgaatcaataGTAAAGTTGTTCCCGTATATAAAAGTATTTAAATCAATAATGTATTTTTTCGCCgtatttaattatttattttttttgaaaatatttataaatttatttGAAGCAATAGTAAATTTATTCCCGTTTATAACACTAacatttttttataaaaatatttggtCAACAATACAATTTTTCCctataaaatttaaaaattagagttttaagaaatatatatatatatatatatatatatatatatatatatatatatatatatatatggatttCTAACACTATGGATTTCTTACTATGTATTTTTTTTTCCGGCTCCTTGCAGATAGCGAAGAGCTACATCAACCCGGCGATCCAAATTCATGAGGGCCGACATGTGTCTTGGGGTAAACTGCTATTAGCCTATTTGTATCAGGCTTTGGGGCTTGCAACCCTGAAACTAAAACTCCTCCCCAACACTCCTAAGACCCTGAAATTGTCGGGTCCCTTGTGGCTTTTACAACACCGGTTAAATGCCACCTTCGAGTATCAGCTGGACTATCCCGTGTCGGAATGCATCATGAGGTTAAATGAAGATCGACCAATCGAAGGGGCTAGAATGGCTTTGACAACATGCCAGGAGACTCCCAACAAACACCTCTTCATGAAGTGCCTGAATATGTTCATTGAAGTCGATAAGTTTGCTCCTGGCATGGTTCCATTCGTTGATCGAACCTTCGGCCCAAACTGGTTTAAATATCCTTTTCCAAGTGGCTCTCCATAGGCCTTAACACAATCAAACGCAATATGGAGAGAGTTTTTGACTCTTACATTGCTATCTTACAGAATTGAAATATGGTCGAAGGGGTACGGTTTCATGAGCTATCAACCCAATTTGGTAGCTCACCAGTTTTGTTTAAGTCAAATGGTTTTGAAGCCTCTGGTATCACATGTGACCGATATTGTATGGTCTGGTCGATCATTAAATGTTGATGACCATAAAGCTTGCCTTCATTTTTACAAATCTACCCAATGCTATGAACTTCCTGTGTCCAAATTTCAACAATCCTTTTTGACAACAGTTGATTTTGACGAATGGTGGGCCACATACCAGAGTCACGCCTTTGCTAGTGACCAATTCCTTCAGAATATGGTTGATTCTCTATCCACCATTGCCAATGACATACCACCTCCGCCACCGTCTGTTACTGCTCTCGGCCACATAATCTAAACTGATAATGTCGATGAAGCCCCCATAAAGGTATATGTTACTacttttatttccttttttcCTATGGATGTAAAACTGAAAGTTTTTGTTATCAGGGTCGAAAGAGGGTCGTTCCCTCATCTGAACCAGCTTTAGCAAAGCCCTCGAAAAACCAACGGGCGCCATCGACTCCCAATTCGCAGGTATTGTGCATCAATGTCCTCCAGATTTTCTATGTTAACAACTTTCATTACCTCCTTATTTATCTTGCAATTATGGTCCTTGAAGAAGTGCCTTCAGTCAACAACGAGAAGTTCGGCGGTAATGTGCATTCTCATATTTTTCCGACGTCGAAGGCACCATCCAAAACGCCCCCCACTCCTATCCGAAGAAAAAGGCTCAGGCTAAAAAGACTTCGTCGAAGGTTTCTCCTTCGGCTTCGACCCCTGCAATCCAAGATGACTTCGAGAAGGTTTTCGCCCCTCGTGATCCAGAGAGGACTCCTACAGTTTCCCCATCTCCCGTGGTACTTTAGGTATTCATCCATCTTTATCTCAACAAACTTTGGGTTTCTTTTCGTCGTAAGTTCTAATATTTTCATTCCCGAGGAACCTGTGGCCTCTCCAACTCCGGCCGAAACTATGACAGAAGATAGGGCCGACAATCCATCTTCTGACATTGTCTTGAGTCTACAACGGCAAGGTGAGTTCCAGAGTGCCTCACCAGTGGTTCAACAAAATCCTATTTTCCCACCAATTCTAAATCCGTCAAATGTTGTTGACGAAGGTGTGTCCACCAACGTTCTAACTCTGAGTGGCATTAAGATTATCAAACAACGGAACCCCGCAAAGGCCTTTCGGAAACTACAACGACTCCATCATATTTCGTCTGATGTGCCACCTCCGTCTTCGATCGTGGCTCCTTCCTCGGAGCTGAATGATGAGGCCGCTTTCATACTTCAACAACTGAAGACGTCACTTTTCGAGAGCGACTTTTTACTTGCTCTTGAAATAGAAGAAGGGATAGCCCGTGACATCTTCAAATTCCTCGACGCACTTATGCTTCATGATCTTCCTGCCTCGATGGTCAAGTATTTTGTCGAGTTTGAGGCCTTCTTCACTCAATTTGTCAAGGACCTTAACCTTCGTCAAAATTCTGACCTTTAAATCAAGACGAAACTCAACGAAGTGAGGCTTGAATGGGACTCCAGTGAAGCATGTGAGCAAAAACTCAGCGAATTTGAAGCCAAGAAAAAGGAACGCCTCTGTCGACAACAAGCCTTCAACCATCAAATTTTGGACTACCAAGCACAGATAGCCGAACTCAATAGAAATGCTGATGTGGAAGCGTAAAAGGCTTCCTTAGAGACGGCCGAAGAGCTTCCTGCCCAAGAGGTTGTCGATTGCGAAGTCCTGAAGGGAATCTCCCATGGGGAAAAGGCCGTCAAAATTGAGGCCAACATCAAACAACTGCGTGGGAAGAAGATTTTTCTAGATAATATGATTGTTCATGAGATAACCTCTTTTGAGGATTTCAAATCTAGATTTCCCGCCTgattttcttttgttttcatCTTGTAAGGTCCACTGACCATTTTTGTAGTGTCTTTCTAGGTCACTTAAATGATTAATGAATTTAGTCATGTTTGGATTTGGATTTCTTGTATCATAGGTTTATTTTCTTTATATATTTCTCATTTACTCTCAAAACTCTTTGATCCATACCGAGTTCTTGGATCTCATCAGCATTGTTGGTAAACATTCAAATTATCTGAAATGGTCCCTCCCATTTTGGAGACCATTTTCCTAAAGTTTGATCTCTTCGATCCATAGGCAAGATCACTTTCCAAACGTAACCATCCACTGCAAATGTTTTTGCTTTTACCCTTCTGTTGTATACTTTAACCACGCGTTCTTTCTGTCGTGCCAGTGTTTCCATCGGAGCCAATCTTTCTTCGTCCAAATCAACCAGTTCGTCAAACATCAGCTCCCAATATTCTTCCAACTGAAGATCGTTCTGGCGTTGTACTCTGACGGACTGCAAACAAATTTCTACTGGTAATATGGCATCGTGCCCAAATGTTAGTCGAAAAGGCGTCGAATTTGTTGCCTCTTTTGgagacgttcgacaagcccataGGATTTGGTCCAAAGTCTTGTGCCAATTTTTCGGCTTTTTGGAAACATGTTTTCTGATTAGACTTAATATCACTTTGTTGGCCGCTTCGACCTGGCCATTTGCTTGTGCATAATAAGGTGTGGAAGTGACTAACCCGAAACCCGTTTCGGTGGAAAACTCTTGCATCTTTTGTCCCAGAAAAACCGACCCTTGATTTTGGTAATGGTTTCTGGGATGCCGAATTGACATATAATATGTTTCTAGATGAATTCGATCACCGCCTCCTGATCTAATTTTACCAGAGGGACAACTTCGATCCACTTAGTAAAGTAGTTTATCCCGACTAGGATGAACTTTTGTTGTTTAGATGAGGTTGGTCGAATCTCACCAATGACATCTAACACCCACCCCCTAAAAGTTCATGGCTTGATAACCGCATGGAACTCACTCATTGGCACGTGTTGAACG containing:
- the LOC127080374 gene encoding uncharacterized protein LOC127080374, whose translation is MSIRHPRNHYQNQGSVFLGQKMQEFSTETGFGLVTSTPYYAQANGQVEAANKVILSLIRKHVSKKPKNWHKTLDQILWACRTSPKEATNSTPFRLTFGHDAILPVEICLQSVRVQRQNDLQLEEYWELMFDELVDLDEERLAPMETLARQKERVVKVYNRRVKAKTFAVDGYVWKVILPMDRRDQTLGKWSPKWEGPFQII